One genomic window of Tenacibaculum tangerinum includes the following:
- a CDS encoding PASTA domain-containing protein — protein sequence MSNFSESLHGLFQFIKSKAFLKNVIIAVVSILVFVFVLQWWLGVRTNHNQKIQVPDLQKMSLHDVEEALDELNLDFVVIDSASYNPDYPKKSVIEQDPEAGDFVKEKRKIYLTLNPSKYRDVEIPDLNGRTKRQATTHLRSIGFKVGNEVTWVKDIGKDVVRGLTYNGEKIAPGTKLPKQTTINLILGDGEGY from the coding sequence ATGAGTAACTTTTCAGAAAGCCTACATGGTCTATTTCAGTTTATAAAAAGCAAAGCGTTTTTAAAAAACGTAATTATAGCCGTTGTTTCAATACTTGTTTTTGTATTTGTTTTGCAGTGGTGGTTGGGGGTAAGAACCAATCATAATCAGAAAATACAAGTGCCCGATTTACAAAAAATGTCTTTGCATGATGTTGAGGAAGCATTAGACGAATTAAATTTAGATTTTGTAGTTATTGATAGTGCGAGCTATAATCCTGATTATCCAAAGAAATCGGTTATTGAGCAAGACCCCGAAGCTGGTGATTTTGTGAAAGAAAAACGAAAGATATACCTAACGTTAAATCCATCGAAATACAGAGACGTAGAAATTCCTGATTTGAACGGACGTACCAAACGACAAGCAACGACACATTTACGCTCTATAGGTTTTAAAGTAGGAAATGAAGTAACATGGGTTAAAGATATCGGAAAAGATGTAGTTCGTGGATTAACGTATAATGGAGAAAAAATAGCACCAGGAACTAAATTACCAAAACAAACAACCATCAATTTGATTTTAGGTGATGGTGAGGGATACTAA